The following proteins are encoded in a genomic region of Sorangiineae bacterium MSr12523:
- a CDS encoding LysR family transcriptional regulator, translating to MVSADLLHGLQAFVVTADAGNFTVAAERLSLTRSAIGKAVGRLERRLGTRLFHRTTRSLGLTDEGRTFYASAVRALAELEKGEAALAARKGVPSGRVRIDLPVSFGQRWVMPVLLELAERHRTLRFDVSFSNRKTDFARDGIDLKVRVGALGDNVNPITRYLGRQDTVVCATPHYLDRHGRPQTVADLAEHDAIIDRRGGTAWSFTAPDGTEQSAAMRARWRLDRAEAITDAALSNQGLARLPTWLVAEHLASGALEAVLPGYTGRSLPIHAMWLGPATLKVRTVVDALVQRFLPNAPWDL from the coding sequence ATGGTCTCTGCGGACCTTCTTCACGGCCTCCAGGCCTTCGTCGTCACGGCCGATGCCGGCAACTTCACGGTCGCGGCCGAGCGGCTCTCGCTCACGCGCTCGGCGATCGGCAAGGCCGTGGGGCGGCTCGAGCGGCGGTTGGGCACGCGGCTCTTTCATCGCACCACGCGCAGCCTCGGTTTGACCGACGAAGGGCGCACCTTCTACGCGAGCGCCGTGCGCGCCTTGGCGGAGCTCGAAAAGGGTGAGGCGGCGCTGGCCGCGCGCAAGGGCGTGCCTTCGGGGCGCGTGCGCATCGATCTGCCGGTGTCGTTCGGCCAGCGGTGGGTCATGCCCGTGCTCCTGGAGCTCGCAGAGCGCCATCGCACGTTGCGCTTCGACGTCTCGTTTTCCAATCGAAAGACCGACTTCGCGCGCGATGGCATCGACCTCAAAGTGCGCGTGGGCGCGCTCGGCGACAACGTGAACCCCATCACGCGTTACCTCGGGCGGCAGGACACCGTGGTCTGCGCGACGCCGCATTACCTCGACCGGCACGGCCGCCCGCAAACGGTGGCCGATCTGGCCGAGCACGACGCCATCATCGATCGCCGCGGCGGCACGGCGTGGTCATTCACCGCCCCCGATGGCACGGAGCAGTCGGCGGCCATGCGCGCACGCTGGCGGCTCGATCGCGCCGAGGCCATCACCGACGCCGCCTTGTCGAACCAGGGACTCGCGCGCCTGCCCACGTGGCTCGTCGCCGAGCACCTCGCATCGGGCGCCCTCGAGGCCGTGCTCCCCGGCTACACGGGTCGCAGCCTGCCCATCCACGCCATGTGGCTCGGCCCCGCCACCCTCAAAGTCCGCACCGTGGTGGATGCACTGGTGCAGCGCTTTCTACCGAACGCCCCCTGGGATCTGTGA
- a CDS encoding serine protein kinase, whose product MAETRTSMTERIAAMQDYALYRELHWEGSFEEYLEVVRQRPQITRNAYQRVYDMIISYGTEEYIDNKKKLVRYNFFKDELNNGANAIYGLDIPLMRLVHVLKAASEGYGPEKRVILLHGPVGSSKSTIARLLKQGLEAYSRTPDGALYSFDWINLQGTGLTGSEAETFSSPMNEEPLRLIPPEWRTRVINELGLSNDQFKVRCEGDLDPASRFIFKHLMTKYEGNWAKMISNHVRCRRLVLSEKDRVGIGTFQPKDEKNQDSTELTGDINYRKIAEYGSDSDPRAFNFDGEFNIANRGIVEFIEVLKLDVAFLYDLLGASQEHKIKPKKFAQTDIDEVIIGHTNEAEYKKLLNNEFMEALRDRTIKIDIPYITKLNEEIKIYEKDFSTKKIKNKHIAPHTLEVAAMWAVLTRLEDPKKHNLSLVQKMKLYDGRVLPGYTQDTVKELRKESKREGMEGISPRYVQDKISNALVNDAGEGTINPFMVMNELEKGLRHHSLITNDEQRKRYGEIISMVKREYEEIVKNEVQRAISADEDAIAKLAANYIDNIKAYTLKEKVKNRYTGQDEEPDERLMRSIEEKVDIAENRKDDFRREIMNFIGALAVEGKKFQWSTNDRLRRALELKLFEDQKDSIKLKTLVAAVVDKDTQEKIDIIKSRLIKNFGYNEVSATDVLNYVASIFARGDAKD is encoded by the coding sequence ATGGCTGAAACACGCACTTCGATGACTGAGCGAATCGCCGCAATGCAGGACTACGCCCTGTACCGCGAGCTGCATTGGGAGGGATCGTTCGAAGAGTACTTGGAAGTCGTGCGTCAACGGCCGCAGATCACGCGGAACGCGTACCAGCGCGTTTACGACATGATCATCAGCTACGGGACCGAAGAGTACATCGACAACAAGAAGAAACTGGTTCGGTACAACTTCTTCAAGGACGAGCTCAACAACGGCGCCAACGCCATTTATGGGCTCGACATCCCGCTGATGCGGCTCGTTCACGTGCTCAAGGCCGCATCGGAAGGATACGGCCCCGAAAAGCGCGTCATCCTGCTCCACGGGCCGGTGGGTTCGTCCAAGAGCACCATCGCGCGCCTGCTCAAGCAGGGACTCGAAGCCTATTCGCGCACCCCCGACGGTGCGCTCTATTCGTTCGACTGGATCAACCTGCAGGGCACCGGCCTCACGGGCAGCGAAGCGGAAACCTTCTCCAGCCCCATGAACGAAGAGCCTCTGCGCCTCATCCCGCCGGAATGGCGCACCCGCGTCATCAACGAGCTGGGGCTGTCGAACGATCAATTCAAGGTTCGCTGCGAAGGCGATCTCGACCCGGCAAGCCGCTTCATCTTCAAGCATTTGATGACGAAGTACGAAGGCAACTGGGCCAAGATGATTTCGAACCACGTCCGCTGCCGGCGCCTCGTGCTCTCGGAGAAGGACCGCGTGGGCATCGGTACCTTCCAGCCGAAGGACGAGAAGAACCAGGACTCGACGGAGCTTACGGGCGACATCAACTACCGCAAGATCGCCGAGTACGGGTCCGACTCCGATCCGCGCGCGTTCAACTTCGACGGTGAGTTCAACATCGCCAACCGCGGCATCGTCGAGTTCATCGAGGTGCTCAAGCTCGACGTGGCCTTCCTCTACGATTTGCTCGGTGCTTCGCAGGAGCACAAGATCAAGCCGAAGAAGTTCGCCCAGACGGACATCGACGAGGTGATCATCGGCCACACCAACGAGGCCGAGTACAAGAAGCTCCTGAACAACGAGTTCATGGAAGCCTTGCGCGATCGAACCATCAAGATCGACATCCCGTACATCACGAAGCTGAACGAAGAGATCAAGATCTACGAGAAGGACTTCAGCACCAAGAAGATCAAGAACAAGCACATTGCGCCGCACACGTTGGAGGTGGCTGCGATGTGGGCGGTGCTCACGCGCCTCGAGGATCCGAAGAAGCACAATCTGTCGCTCGTGCAGAAGATGAAGCTGTACGACGGCCGCGTGCTCCCCGGCTACACGCAGGACACGGTGAAGGAGCTGCGCAAGGAATCGAAGCGCGAAGGCATGGAAGGCATCAGCCCGCGCTACGTGCAGGACAAGATTTCCAACGCGCTGGTGAACGACGCCGGCGAAGGGACGATCAATCCGTTCATGGTGATGAACGAGCTCGAAAAGGGCCTGCGTCACCACTCGCTCATCACCAACGACGAGCAGCGTAAGCGCTACGGCGAAATCATCAGCATGGTGAAGCGCGAGTACGAAGAGATTGTGAAGAACGAGGTGCAGCGCGCCATCAGCGCCGATGAAGATGCCATCGCGAAGCTGGCGGCGAACTACATCGACAACATCAAGGCGTACACCCTCAAGGAGAAGGTCAAGAACCGCTACACCGGCCAGGACGAAGAGCCGGACGAGCGCTTGATGCGATCCATCGAGGAGAAGGTGGACATCGCCGAGAACCGCAAGGACGACTTCCGGCGCGAGATCATGAACTTCATCGGCGCCTTGGCCGTCGAGGGCAAGAAGTTCCAATGGTCGACGAACGACCGGTTGCGGCGCGCGCTCGAGTTGAAGCTGTTCGAGGATCAGAAAGACTCGATCAAGCTGAAGACCCTGGTCGCCGCCGTGGTCGACAAGGACACGCAAGAGAAGATCGACATCATCAAGTCGCGATTGATCAAGAATTTCGGCTACAACGAGGTGAGCGCGACGGACGTACTCAACTACGTCGCATCGATCTTCGCCCGCGGCGACGCCAAAGACTGA
- a CDS encoding aldo/keto reductase, which produces MRKRALGKTGLFVAEMGIGTWGLSGDAYGPVEPADAERVLHRAIDVGMTLIDTADTYGGGKMEHLLGKALAPYKNKDLVLVTKGGTDRSTTPARKRFDGPYLVESVERSLKRLGRERLDVYLLHNPSVDALLAGEAFETLQKLKQDGKIGHYGIAAGDSEVAMTALDRGAEVISMSYNLLHSVDLHRVAGEIMVSGAGVLVHSTLAYGLLSGLWAHGHSFAEGDHREKRWEKHELAKRIDQLDALRFLVKGNVHSLRAAAIRFALANHLVSCAILGPRTVDQLVELVRETGGGPVYLPDADLAALPRTLAKVGIMM; this is translated from the coding sequence GTGCGAAAGCGTGCACTTGGAAAGACGGGCCTCTTCGTCGCGGAGATGGGAATCGGCACGTGGGGCCTTTCAGGGGATGCCTACGGGCCTGTCGAGCCAGCCGACGCAGAACGGGTACTCCACCGCGCCATCGACGTCGGAATGACGCTCATCGACACCGCCGACACCTACGGCGGCGGGAAGATGGAGCACCTGCTCGGAAAGGCGCTGGCGCCCTACAAAAATAAGGACTTGGTGCTCGTCACCAAAGGCGGCACCGACCGCAGCACCACGCCCGCACGCAAACGCTTCGACGGCCCCTACCTCGTCGAGTCCGTCGAACGCTCGCTCAAGCGCCTCGGGCGCGAGCGGCTCGATGTCTACCTGCTGCACAACCCGAGCGTCGATGCCCTGCTCGCCGGGGAAGCGTTCGAGACCTTGCAAAAGCTCAAGCAAGACGGAAAAATCGGCCATTATGGTATTGCGGCCGGCGACTCCGAGGTGGCCATGACCGCGCTCGATCGCGGGGCCGAGGTCATTTCCATGTCGTACAACCTGCTTCACTCGGTGGACCTGCATCGGGTCGCCGGCGAAATCATGGTGAGCGGCGCCGGCGTCCTCGTGCATTCGACCTTGGCGTACGGCCTTCTCTCGGGGCTTTGGGCGCACGGGCACTCGTTTGCCGAGGGCGACCACCGCGAGAAGCGTTGGGAAAAGCACGAGCTCGCAAAGCGCATCGATCAGCTCGACGCACTGCGCTTTCTCGTGAAGGGCAACGTGCACTCGCTACGTGCGGCTGCGATTCGCTTCGCGCTCGCGAACCACCTGGTATCGTGCGCCATCCTCGGACCGCGCACCGTGGATCAACTCGTCGAACTCGTGCGCGAAACGGGAGGAGGGCCCGTCTACCTCCCCGATGCCGACCTTGCCGCCCTCCCGCGGACTCTCGCCAAAGTCGGCATCATGATGTGA
- a CDS encoding FAD-binding oxidoreductase — MKDRAEVVVIGAGIMGLAIAYQLAKRGVNDIVVLDKGYLCGGASGRNGGGVRAQWSSEANIRLMLESIRMCRDFASEMKINVWLRQGGYLFLTRTEEKRRALEASVKLQSECGLPTRMLTPKEAQQIVPELDTDGVVAASYNPDDGVVFPWPFVWGFAQGARKLGVTVETFREVTGFRTKGSRIDGVVTRALPHSGKASSAPAKEETIRTHRVVNAAGAWSPEIARLLGIELPNKPHRHEICSTEPLKPWLKPLVADLTDGLYFSQSTRGEIVGGVGQEHVPQGINQDSSHAFLGRYARSLVRACPVLGQVKVLRQWSGCYDITPDANPIVGQVDEVENFYQASGFMGHGFMMAPIMGKLIAEDMTGELPAPSAAMFERWNLRRFREGKLLSEAMIIG, encoded by the coding sequence GTGAAAGACCGCGCGGAAGTCGTCGTCATCGGCGCAGGCATCATGGGCCTCGCCATCGCGTACCAGCTGGCCAAGCGCGGCGTGAACGACATCGTGGTCCTCGACAAAGGCTACCTCTGCGGCGGCGCGAGCGGTCGCAATGGCGGCGGCGTCCGCGCCCAATGGTCGAGCGAAGCGAACATCCGCCTCATGCTGGAGAGCATCCGCATGTGCCGCGATTTCGCGAGCGAGATGAAGATCAACGTGTGGCTCCGCCAGGGCGGCTACCTCTTTCTCACGCGCACGGAGGAGAAGCGCCGCGCGCTCGAGGCCAGCGTGAAGCTGCAGAGCGAATGCGGCCTGCCCACGCGCATGCTCACGCCCAAAGAGGCGCAGCAGATCGTGCCGGAGCTCGACACCGACGGCGTCGTGGCGGCCAGCTACAACCCGGACGACGGCGTCGTCTTCCCCTGGCCCTTCGTGTGGGGTTTTGCCCAGGGCGCGCGCAAGCTCGGCGTCACCGTAGAGACGTTCCGCGAGGTCACGGGCTTTCGCACCAAGGGCTCGCGCATCGACGGCGTGGTCACCCGCGCCCTGCCGCATTCGGGCAAGGCCTCCTCGGCGCCGGCCAAAGAAGAGACGATCCGGACCCATCGCGTGGTCAACGCCGCGGGCGCCTGGTCGCCGGAAATCGCGCGCCTCTTGGGCATCGAGCTGCCGAACAAACCGCATCGCCACGAGATTTGTTCAACCGAACCGCTGAAGCCCTGGCTCAAGCCCTTGGTGGCGGACCTCACCGATGGCCTTTATTTCAGCCAATCCACGCGCGGCGAAATCGTGGGCGGCGTCGGCCAGGAGCACGTGCCCCAGGGCATCAACCAGGACAGTTCCCACGCTTTTCTCGGGCGTTACGCCCGCTCGCTGGTGCGCGCCTGTCCCGTTCTGGGCCAGGTGAAGGTGCTCCGGCAATGGTCGGGCTGCTACGACATCACCCCGGATGCGAACCCCATCGTGGGGCAGGTCGACGAGGTCGAAAACTTCTACCAGGCCTCCGGCTTCATGGGTCACGGCTTCATGATGGCCCCCATCATGGGGAAGCTCATTGCCGAGGACATGACGGGCGAGCTCCCCGCCCCCAGCGCTGCGATGTTCGAACGCTGGAACCTGCGCCGGTTCCGAGAGGGCAAACTCTTGTCCGAAGCGATGATCATCGGGTAG
- a CDS encoding 3'(2'),5'-bisphosphate nucleotidase CysQ has translation MSDDRTLDELLRIAARASAAIARVYATDFAVEYKAAHDPVTIADREANGIICEELAKSFPGVPVVAEESDPSTYARWRESDAVFFVDPLDGTRDFVKKNGEFAVMIGLAEGGRAKLGAIHAPATGRRFGGGVNVPTFELTASGTKKPLRVSSTAELSEARLVLSRSRPSEELVRIANDLGVKSVAPLGSAGIKALAVATAAAEIYSHLGQAGWRWDACGPEAIVIGAGGRTSDARGDAIDYRAESLENKSGIVMSNGFLHDDMIKAIDNAIRAIVEKAGSS, from the coding sequence ATGAGTGACGACCGAACGCTGGACGAACTGCTCCGCATCGCGGCACGCGCCTCCGCGGCCATCGCCCGCGTGTACGCCACGGACTTCGCCGTCGAATACAAGGCCGCGCACGATCCGGTCACCATCGCGGATCGGGAAGCCAACGGCATCATCTGCGAGGAACTCGCCAAGTCCTTCCCCGGCGTGCCCGTCGTCGCCGAAGAAAGCGACCCCTCGACGTACGCCCGATGGCGTGAGTCCGATGCCGTCTTCTTCGTGGACCCGCTCGATGGCACCCGCGATTTCGTGAAGAAAAACGGGGAGTTCGCCGTGATGATCGGCCTGGCGGAAGGCGGGCGGGCCAAGCTCGGAGCGATCCACGCACCGGCCACCGGACGGCGTTTCGGCGGGGGCGTGAACGTCCCCACCTTCGAGCTCACCGCCAGCGGCACCAAGAAGCCCCTTCGCGTTTCGTCCACCGCCGAGCTCAGTGAAGCGCGCCTCGTGCTCTCGCGTTCGCGCCCGTCGGAAGAACTGGTGCGCATCGCCAACGACCTTGGAGTGAAAAGCGTCGCGCCGCTCGGGAGCGCGGGCATCAAGGCCCTCGCCGTGGCCACCGCGGCCGCCGAGATTTACTCGCACCTCGGGCAGGCGGGATGGCGCTGGGATGCGTGCGGGCCCGAGGCCATCGTCATCGGCGCCGGCGGCCGCACCAGCGATGCCCGCGGCGATGCCATCGACTACCGCGCGGAGTCGTTGGAGAACAAGAGCGGCATCGTCATGTCGAACGGCTTCCTCCACGATGACATGATCAAGGCCATCGACAACGCCATCCGCGCCATCGTCGAGAAGGCGGGTTCGTCGTGA
- a CDS encoding sigma 54-interacting transcriptional regulator → MIRLEVKSGTSSGKHLDSSADVLRIGRADDNDLVLSDGLVSGQHAKIVYAADHYVLTDQRSTNGTAILRQAERVPLDAGNNFQVALANGDVIELGSGEHAVSLGVTVKDDPDDARVVAVRRIEEMTAGGQFERHGDRLKTLYEAQTRIGAAGELTEVLIAICDAVFELVPRATHTTIILRDDDEEGARAGSAGYVPVITRLRGQEGAGSGPIPITRSVFRKVVSERAAVLAADATSEVGQTESLIGARIRSTLGVPLWKGEEILGVLQMDNRESAGVFTNGDLEIVGLMAHNASLAVANARLVKRLRAAEERLKKENAFLKGREETRRTGGRGGQQEIIGHAAPMRHLLQQLDKVVDTRVTVLIEGETGTGKELIAAAVHYRSRRRDKLFVGQNCAAMPENLLESELFGHKKGAFTGAHEEKKGLFEIADGGTLFLDEVTEMPLSLQSKLLRVLQEGEIRPIGATQERRINVRIVAATNRNLEKEVSEGRFREDLYYRLKVFPIRVPPLRERREDIPLLATHFLQRFTTEMGKPAAGFSQQAMELFQSYDWPGNVRELQNEVQRLVIQIDPGGFVTPELLSPRLRQIEGVIERVRPTKGTLKEMMDQLERWLLIESLREHQNNKTAAAKALGITREGLHKKLRSFGL, encoded by the coding sequence ATGATTAGGCTCGAGGTCAAAAGCGGTACATCCAGCGGAAAACACCTCGACTCGTCCGCGGATGTGCTGCGGATCGGTCGAGCCGACGACAACGATCTCGTCCTGTCGGACGGCCTCGTCTCGGGCCAGCACGCCAAAATCGTCTACGCGGCCGACCACTACGTTCTCACGGATCAGCGCTCCACCAACGGCACGGCCATCCTCCGGCAGGCGGAGCGCGTGCCGCTGGACGCGGGGAACAACTTCCAGGTTGCGCTGGCCAACGGCGACGTCATCGAGTTGGGCAGCGGCGAACACGCGGTCTCGCTCGGCGTCACGGTGAAGGACGACCCCGACGACGCGCGGGTCGTCGCCGTGCGCCGCATCGAGGAGATGACCGCCGGCGGCCAATTCGAGCGCCACGGCGACCGCCTGAAGACCCTGTACGAAGCGCAAACGCGCATCGGCGCCGCCGGCGAGCTCACGGAAGTGCTCATCGCGATCTGCGACGCCGTGTTCGAGCTCGTGCCGCGGGCGACGCACACGACGATCATCCTGCGCGACGACGACGAGGAGGGCGCACGCGCCGGCAGCGCGGGGTACGTGCCCGTGATCACGCGGCTGCGCGGCCAAGAGGGCGCCGGCAGCGGGCCGATCCCCATCACGCGCAGCGTGTTCCGCAAGGTGGTGAGCGAGCGTGCGGCGGTGCTGGCGGCCGACGCCACGAGCGAGGTGGGGCAAACGGAGTCGCTCATCGGCGCGCGCATCCGGTCCACGCTGGGGGTGCCCTTGTGGAAGGGCGAAGAGATCCTCGGCGTGCTGCAGATGGACAACCGCGAGAGCGCGGGCGTGTTCACCAACGGCGACCTGGAAATCGTGGGCCTCATGGCGCACAACGCCTCGCTGGCCGTGGCGAATGCGCGCCTGGTGAAGCGCCTGCGCGCCGCCGAGGAGCGGCTGAAGAAGGAAAACGCCTTCCTCAAGGGGCGCGAGGAAACGCGACGCACCGGCGGCCGTGGCGGACAGCAGGAGATCATCGGCCATGCGGCGCCGATGCGGCACCTCTTGCAGCAGCTCGACAAGGTGGTCGACACACGCGTGACGGTGCTCATCGAGGGCGAGACCGGCACCGGCAAGGAGCTGATTGCCGCCGCGGTGCACTACCGTTCGCGGCGCCGCGACAAGCTTTTCGTCGGGCAAAACTGTGCGGCCATGCCGGAGAATTTGCTCGAGAGTGAGCTCTTCGGGCACAAAAAGGGCGCGTTCACGGGCGCCCACGAAGAGAAGAAGGGGCTCTTCGAGATCGCCGACGGCGGCACCTTGTTCCTCGACGAAGTGACGGAGATGCCTCTGTCCTTGCAGTCCAAGCTGCTGCGCGTCCTGCAGGAGGGCGAGATCCGCCCCATCGGCGCGACGCAGGAGCGGCGCATCAACGTGCGCATCGTGGCGGCGACGAACCGGAACCTCGAGAAAGAGGTCTCCGAGGGCCGCTTCCGCGAGGACCTGTACTACCGCTTGAAGGTGTTCCCCATCCGCGTGCCGCCGCTGCGCGAACGGCGCGAGGACATCCCGCTGCTCGCGACGCACTTCTTGCAGCGCTTCACCACCGAGATGGGCAAGCCCGCCGCGGGCTTCTCGCAGCAGGCCATGGAGCTTTTCCAGAGCTACGACTGGCCCGGCAACGTGCGCGAGCTGCAAAACGAAGTGCAGCGCCTGGTCATCCAGATCGACCCAGGCGGTTTCGTCACGCCGGAGCTGCTCTCCCCTCGCCTGCGCCAGATCGAAGGCGTCATCGAGCGCGTGCGCCCGACCAAGGGCACGCTCAAAGAGATGATGGACCAGCTCGAGCGATGGCTGCTCATCGAGTCGCTGCGCGAGCACCAGAACAACAAGACGGCCGCCGCGAAAGCCTTGGGCATCACCCGCGAAGGCCTGCACAAGAAGCTGCGCTCGTTCGGGCTTTAA
- the folK gene encoding 2-amino-4-hydroxy-6-hydroxymethyldihydropteridine diphosphokinase → MSVRVVVGLGSNLGDRLATLRETAQRIAAEITPVVAASWVYETAPVGPPQPHYLNAALLLRWAPAELPALLEKLQAIEASLGRVRRERWGARTIDLDILWAEDVALDLPGLTVPHPRVHERAFAILPLLDVAPDAPYASPVTVPGEIARFAPASEWSQIPGGVR, encoded by the coding sequence ATGAGTGTGCGCGTCGTCGTTGGACTTGGGTCGAACCTGGGCGATCGGCTGGCTACGCTGCGTGAAACGGCCCAGCGCATCGCGGCGGAGATCACGCCGGTCGTGGCTGCGTCGTGGGTCTACGAGACGGCACCGGTGGGGCCGCCGCAGCCGCATTACTTGAACGCCGCGCTCTTGCTTCGTTGGGCCCCCGCGGAGTTGCCCGCGTTGCTCGAGAAGCTGCAAGCCATCGAAGCGTCGCTGGGCCGCGTGCGCCGTGAGCGATGGGGAGCGCGCACGATCGACTTGGACATTCTATGGGCGGAGGATGTCGCGCTCGACCTTCCGGGTCTCACGGTGCCGCACCCGCGCGTGCACGAGCGCGCGTTCGCGATCCTGCCGCTGCTCGACGTCGCGCCCGACGCGCCGTACGCGAGCCCGGTCACGGTGCCGGGAGAAATTGCACGCTTTGCGCCCGCCAGCGAATGGTCACAGATCCCAGGGGGCGTTCGGTAG
- a CDS encoding AraC family transcriptional regulator, which yields MELPRTTVIRSQFLVLLFDWLARNGAAETADAIRHELELPQEGGTLVKELTVPLSSYRTASELAATRTRDAFIGLHVARDLPRGSFGIVEFAARSAPDVEEGFNRAVRYLRLLSETIRLELRKFGGEVALVHRIPGEPLCVGRQGNEFTLGLFHAFLRELTQSDAQAKRVEFAHPAPDDVGELERFFGTTQLLFGAGRNMIVWSDSILSLPLVSHDQGLLPWLDEYARTLLPPDSALDQRIPGLHEQIRQCLQVQTVPTLVEVARRLRLSTRTLQRRLEAVGTSFQAELESVRVELAEWYLRDPKWSIYETALLLGYADQRGFERAFVKWRGITPKEYRRTHPSTS from the coding sequence TTGGAACTTCCACGCACCACGGTGATTCGCTCGCAGTTTCTCGTGCTGTTGTTCGATTGGCTCGCACGAAACGGCGCGGCTGAAACGGCCGACGCCATCCGGCACGAGCTCGAGTTGCCCCAGGAAGGCGGCACCTTGGTCAAGGAACTCACCGTTCCGCTTTCTTCCTACCGCACCGCGAGCGAACTTGCGGCAACCCGCACGCGGGACGCCTTCATTGGCCTTCATGTCGCGCGTGACCTTCCGCGCGGGAGCTTCGGCATCGTGGAATTCGCGGCCCGCAGCGCGCCCGACGTGGAGGAAGGCTTCAATCGCGCGGTGCGCTACCTGCGGTTGCTATCGGAGACGATTCGCCTCGAGCTGCGCAAATTCGGTGGCGAGGTCGCGCTGGTGCATCGCATTCCGGGCGAGCCGTTGTGCGTGGGGCGTCAGGGAAACGAGTTTACCCTGGGGCTTTTTCACGCGTTTCTGCGAGAGCTGACCCAATCGGATGCGCAGGCAAAGCGCGTCGAGTTCGCGCATCCCGCGCCAGACGACGTGGGCGAGCTCGAACGCTTTTTCGGCACGACCCAGCTTCTTTTCGGCGCCGGCCGAAACATGATCGTCTGGAGCGATTCCATTCTGTCGCTGCCCTTGGTCTCGCACGACCAGGGGCTTCTGCCTTGGCTCGACGAATACGCGCGCACGTTGCTCCCGCCGGATTCGGCATTGGACCAGCGCATTCCGGGATTGCACGAGCAGATTCGCCAATGCTTGCAGGTGCAAACGGTTCCGACGTTGGTGGAGGTCGCCCGCCGATTGCGACTCAGCACGCGCACCTTGCAACGGCGCCTCGAGGCCGTGGGAACATCGTTTCAAGCGGAGCTCGAGAGTGTGCGCGTGGAGCTCGCGGAATGGTACCTGCGCGATCCGAAATGGAGCATTTACGAGACTGCGTTGCTTCTCGGGTATGCCGATCAACGTGGCTTCGAACGCGCCTTCGTGAAATGGCGAGGCATCACGCCGAAGGAATATCGACGTACGCATCCATCGACTTCGTGA
- a CDS encoding ester cyclase yields MQKGHVALILGILVSACGGGEETAPAPQTPPPAPPPPAAEQPKAEAPKVEIKPGLWDLEQATNKALVEAYNAHDAKKFAALYADDAVVTIPGVWINHGQVQGKADIEKSTQQFFDTFKDAKFWISRIWVKQDVAAIEWGWSGTQSGEFLGVKGSEKQAGVVGLSLVTYDNDGHIKQENRYEDFATVFAQLGITKAQGKVRPVPTPAASTETFISKGTPDEEKNVGVAKQLNAAFESKKEADFLAPLAEDIEWTDFAMPETTKGKAASKKFFGEFTKAFPDGKSTTSAQFGAGEFVVEESSFNGTQKGPLGPLPATKKNVTLHSVSVLQVKDGKVVKGWSFGNSIELVGQLGLFKPPAPSAPAGAKPADKGSVGAKGGTAPKK; encoded by the coding sequence ATGCAAAAAGGACATGTGGCGCTGATTCTGGGGATTCTCGTGAGCGCGTGCGGTGGGGGCGAGGAAACGGCTCCCGCCCCGCAAACGCCGCCGCCTGCTCCGCCGCCGCCGGCCGCCGAGCAACCGAAGGCCGAAGCTCCGAAGGTGGAGATCAAGCCCGGCCTTTGGGATCTCGAGCAGGCGACCAACAAGGCGCTCGTCGAGGCCTACAACGCGCACGACGCGAAGAAGTTTGCCGCCCTCTACGCCGACGACGCGGTCGTTACGATCCCGGGCGTGTGGATCAACCACGGCCAGGTGCAGGGCAAGGCCGACATCGAGAAGAGCACGCAGCAGTTCTTCGACACCTTCAAGGATGCGAAGTTCTGGATTAGCCGCATCTGGGTCAAGCAGGACGTCGCCGCCATCGAGTGGGGCTGGAGCGGCACGCAGTCGGGTGAGTTCCTCGGCGTCAAGGGCAGCGAGAAGCAAGCCGGCGTCGTGGGCCTCAGCCTCGTGACGTACGACAACGACGGCCACATCAAGCAGGAAAACCGCTACGAGGACTTCGCCACCGTCTTCGCGCAGCTGGGCATCACCAAGGCGCAGGGCAAGGTTCGCCCGGTTCCGACGCCGGCCGCCTCGACGGAGACGTTCATCTCGAAGGGCACCCCCGACGAGGAGAAGAACGTGGGCGTGGCCAAGCAGCTCAACGCCGCCTTCGAGTCGAAGAAGGAAGCCGATTTCCTCGCGCCGCTGGCCGAGGACATCGAGTGGACCGACTTCGCGATGCCCGAGACGACGAAGGGCAAGGCTGCGTCGAAGAAGTTCTTCGGCGAATTCACCAAGGCGTTCCCCGACGGCAAGAGCACGACCAGCGCGCAGTTCGGCGCGGGCGAGTTCGTCGTGGAGGAGTCCTCCTTCAACGGCACGCAGAAGGGCCCTCTCGGGCCGCTTCCGGCGACGAAGAAGAACGTGACCCTGCACTCGGTCAGCGTGCTCCAGGTCAAGGATGGCAAGGTCGTGAAGGGCTGGTCCTTCGGCAACAGCATCGAGTTGGTCGGCCAGCTCGGTCTCTTCAAGCCGCCGGCACCGTCGGCTCCTGCGGGCGCCAAGCCGGCCGACAAGGGCTCCGTCGGCGCCAAGGGCGGCACGGCCCCGAAGAAGTAG